The Hyphomonadaceae bacterium ML37 genome includes a region encoding these proteins:
- a CDS encoding tail fiber protein: MNAQRMIIAAASAAMALGALPASASAGDLPFIGQVSIVGEPFCPRGWAAANGQPMAINQYQALYSLLGTRFGGNGTTTFNLPDLRGRAVLGVGGGYALGQAGGSQAHTMTASEMPQHTHALLASDRPGTTNTPANADLAEQSGTGVNSYASGNPEPGVVLAQGTIGPAGGSQPFSIIQPSLGITHCIALQGMYPSRS; the protein is encoded by the coding sequence ATGAATGCTCAACGAATGATTATTGCAGCTGCGAGCGCCGCGATGGCGCTTGGAGCGCTGCCAGCGTCCGCATCGGCAGGCGATCTGCCTTTCATCGGCCAGGTGTCCATTGTGGGCGAGCCGTTCTGTCCAAGAGGCTGGGCGGCGGCCAATGGCCAACCCATGGCGATCAACCAGTACCAGGCGCTGTATTCGCTTTTGGGAACCCGGTTCGGCGGCAATGGAACCACGACGTTCAACCTGCCTGACCTTCGCGGGCGCGCGGTCCTGGGCGTGGGCGGCGGCTATGCGCTCGGCCAGGCCGGCGGCTCACAGGCCCACACCATGACGGCCAGCGAAATGCCGCAGCACACCCACGCACTGCTGGCGTCAGACCGTCCGGGCACCACCAACACGCCGGCGAATGCGGACCTCGCCGAACAATCGGGCACCGGTGTGAATTCCTACGCGTCCGGCAATCCGGAGCCGGGGGTCGTTTTGGCCCAGGGCACGATCGGTCCGGCTGGCGGATCCCAGCCTTTCTCGATCATCCAGCCCTCGCTCGGCATCACGCACTGCATCGCGCTTCAGGGTATGTACCCGAGCCGCAGCTGA